The following coding sequences are from one Prochlorococcus marinus CUG1438 window:
- a CDS encoding NAD(P)H-quinone oxidoreductase subunit N: MPNEIFTINLNAQAIIPEAFILLGIVGTLLVDLAGEKTASKWAPIICYLSIGSSLLSLALQWSNPVESAFLGSFDSDNLAIAFRAIISLSTLISLLISWRYTEKSGSPIGEFAAIVLSATLGAMLLCGSTDLISVFISLETLSVASYLLSGYLKRDPRSSEAALKYLLVGSAAAAVYLYGSSFLYGLSGSTNLSIIGAEIINKPSFITSLALVFVLSTVAFKIAAVPFHQWTPDVYEGSPTPVVAFLSVGSKTAGFAFAIRILSTTFSSFDEEWKLLFTILAILSMALGNIVALAQTSMKRMLAYSSIGQAGFVMIGIVSGTQDGLSAAVLYLAAYLFMNLGAFSCVILFSLRTGSDRILDYSGLYQKDPLITLGLSLCLLSLGGLPPMLGFFGKIYLFFAGWANHQYLLVIVGLVTSVISIYYYISVIKMMVVKEPREASEIVKSYPEINWGVVGLPPLRIALYTCVAVTALGGILSNPLFKLANTAVSETPFLQDIIAITNNIS; encoded by the coding sequence GTGCCCAACGAAATCTTTACAATTAACTTAAATGCTCAAGCCATTATTCCAGAGGCTTTTATTTTACTAGGTATTGTTGGGACACTTCTTGTAGATTTAGCAGGAGAAAAAACTGCCTCAAAATGGGCACCAATAATTTGCTATTTGTCAATTGGGAGCTCTCTTTTAAGTTTGGCCTTGCAATGGAGTAATCCAGTAGAAAGTGCATTTCTTGGATCCTTTGATTCAGACAATTTAGCAATCGCATTTAGAGCAATAATATCTTTATCAACTTTAATTTCTTTACTTATAAGTTGGCGTTATACGGAAAAAAGTGGTAGCCCTATTGGAGAATTCGCGGCGATAGTTCTCTCGGCCACGCTTGGAGCAATGCTTTTGTGTGGATCTACTGACCTTATTAGTGTATTCATATCTCTTGAAACTTTATCAGTGGCGAGCTATTTACTCTCTGGTTACCTAAAGAGAGATCCGCGAAGTTCAGAAGCAGCCTTAAAATATTTGCTTGTTGGGTCAGCCGCTGCAGCGGTGTATTTGTATGGCTCCTCTTTTCTTTATGGATTAAGTGGTTCAACAAACTTATCAATAATTGGTGCAGAGATTATCAATAAACCCTCATTCATTACTTCGCTTGCTCTAGTATTTGTCTTATCAACTGTTGCTTTTAAAATTGCAGCAGTTCCGTTCCATCAATGGACTCCTGATGTGTATGAGGGATCCCCTACACCTGTAGTGGCATTTTTATCTGTTGGATCAAAAACAGCAGGATTTGCGTTCGCAATAAGAATATTAAGCACTACTTTCTCTTCTTTTGATGAAGAGTGGAAACTCTTATTTACCATATTGGCCATATTGAGCATGGCCCTTGGAAATATTGTAGCCCTTGCTCAAACCTCAATGAAAAGGATGTTAGCTTACAGCTCTATTGGACAAGCTGGATTTGTAATGATTGGAATAGTCTCTGGGACTCAAGATGGATTATCGGCGGCTGTTTTATATTTAGCTGCATATTTGTTTATGAATTTAGGTGCTTTTTCGTGTGTAATACTTTTTTCTCTAAGAACAGGTTCTGACAGAATTCTTGATTATTCTGGACTTTACCAAAAAGATCCTCTCATTACACTAGGATTAAGCCTTTGTCTTCTTTCTCTTGGAGGTTTACCTCCAATGTTGGGATTTTTCGGAAAAATATACTTATTCTTTGCTGGTTGGGCTAATCACCAATATCTTTTAGTAATTGTTGGACTAGTAACTTCAGTTATCTCTATTTATTACTACATTTCAGTTATAAAAATGATGGTAGTTAAAGAACCACGGGAAGCTTCTGAAATAGTCAAATCATATCCTGAAATTAATTGGGGCGTTGTGGGTTTGCCCCCCTTGAGAATTGCACTTTATACTTGCGTGGCAGTTACAGCCCTAGGAGGAATCCTCTCTAACCCTCTTTTTAAATTAGCGAACACAGCAGTTTCAGAAACTCCATTTTTACAAGATATTATTGCAATAACAAACAATATTTCTTAA
- a CDS encoding ABC transporter ATP-binding protein has translation MSKKVASLEKISKTYGKDDLTVKALDSINLEIYKGDYLAVMGASGSGKSTAMNIIGCLDRPSEGVYKLNGIPVEKLSDDELAEIRNQKLGFVFQQFHLLSDATALENVILPMIYAGIEKEQRLERGKNALKKVGLSERMNNRPNQLSGGQQQRVAIARAIINNPAILLADEPTGALDSKTTEDVLDLFDKLHESGITIVLVTHEDEVANRAKKIAKFKDGKIVELKVN, from the coding sequence ATGTCTAAGAAAGTCGCAAGTCTAGAGAAAATATCCAAAACATACGGGAAAGATGATCTAACTGTTAAAGCCTTAGACAGCATTAACTTAGAAATTTATAAAGGTGACTATTTAGCTGTAATGGGAGCGAGTGGCTCAGGTAAAAGCACAGCAATGAATATTATTGGATGTCTTGATAGACCATCGGAAGGCGTTTACAAATTAAATGGTATCCCTGTTGAGAAGTTGTCTGATGATGAGCTAGCGGAAATACGTAACCAAAAATTAGGCTTCGTTTTTCAACAATTTCATCTTCTTTCAGATGCAACAGCACTTGAGAATGTAATTTTACCAATGATTTATGCTGGTATTGAGAAAGAGCAAAGATTAGAGAGAGGTAAGAATGCCTTAAAAAAAGTTGGCCTTTCTGAAAGAATGAATAATCGACCTAATCAATTATCAGGAGGTCAACAACAACGCGTAGCTATTGCAAGGGCTATCATCAACAATCCTGCAATATTATTGGCAGACGAACCAACTGGAGCACTAGATTCGAAAACAACTGAAGATGTACTAGATCTTTTTGACAAACTGCATGAATCTGGCATAACGATAGTTTTAGTTACTCACGAAGATGAAGTTGCAAATCGCGCAAAAAAAATAGCCAAATTTAAGGATGGAAAAATAGTTGAATTAAAAGTTAATTAA
- a CDS encoding biotin--[acetyl-CoA-carboxylase] ligase — protein MKVNGSAAKTVFYLKKIQNRHPIWRLEYKLKCKSTENELTNWLRYSEIKRNQPVAIIAREQFSSFGQNSKTWISPKGGIWLSAAYPIFSKEFTSQIFNLSLGIKICEMLRKENINVCLKWPNDIFFGSKKLIGFLPRVITRGKEITYVRIGLGMNLLNYTPLEGISLSKVLQTKNINQHYWTAKVLKAFHDSVECNNNKEYVIKSANRFLTKRFLPSGFCPDIWKIKDIDSNGSLRIENETKLKVIRRF, from the coding sequence GTGAAAGTTAATGGATCTGCAGCTAAAACAGTTTTTTATTTGAAAAAAATTCAGAATCGACATCCAATCTGGAGACTTGAGTACAAATTAAAATGCAAAAGTACTGAAAATGAGCTAACCAATTGGCTTAGATATTCTGAAATAAAGAGAAATCAGCCAGTAGCAATAATAGCAAGAGAACAGTTCTCAAGTTTTGGCCAAAACTCAAAAACTTGGATTTCCCCCAAAGGAGGGATTTGGTTAAGTGCAGCTTACCCAATATTTTCAAAAGAATTTACTAGCCAAATATTTAATTTGTCTTTAGGAATTAAGATATGTGAAATGCTTAGAAAAGAAAATATAAATGTTTGTTTGAAATGGCCAAATGATATTTTCTTTGGTTCAAAAAAATTGATTGGATTTTTACCAAGGGTGATAACAAGAGGCAAGGAAATTACTTATGTAAGAATAGGACTTGGCATGAATCTTTTAAACTATACTCCCTTAGAAGGTATTTCATTATCAAAAGTACTTCAAACTAAGAATATTAATCAACATTATTGGACAGCAAAAGTTCTTAAAGCTTTTCATGATTCAGTTGAATGTAATAACAATAAAGAATATGTAATCAAATCGGCAAATAGGTTCCTTACTAAAAGATTTTTACCTAGTGGTTTTTGTCCTGATATATGGAAAATTAAAGATATCGATTCAAATGGTAGTTTAAGAATTGAAAATGAAACTAAACTGAAGGTTATTAGAAGGTTCTGA
- a CDS encoding DUF721 domain-containing protein codes for MKRRDPHTLKTCLDNFKKSCGELDKLSKINENWKDLIGLELFQECKPLNIEKKILTIAVNHPQWRQALIYNKHKLKERIEKFGITLNEIKIIQNYELKNKNISITNAKIVWAKHPSRIDADNISFCTICNSPTPEGEIKRWGKCSFCWRKINH; via the coding sequence ATGAAAAGAAGAGATCCACATACATTAAAAACTTGTCTTGATAATTTCAAAAAATCATGTGGGGAGTTAGATAAACTTTCTAAAATCAACGAAAACTGGAAGGACTTAATAGGTTTAGAACTATTTCAAGAATGCAAACCATTAAATATTGAAAAAAAAATACTTACTATTGCAGTAAATCATCCTCAGTGGCGTCAAGCTTTAATCTACAACAAGCATAAATTAAAAGAGAGAATCGAGAAATTTGGAATAACCTTGAATGAAATAAAAATAATACAAAATTATGAACTTAAAAATAAAAATATTAGTATTACTAATGCAAAGATAGTTTGGGCTAAGCATCCAAGCAGAATTGATGCAGATAATATTAGCTTTTGTACTATCTGTAATTCCCCAACTCCTGAGGGGGAAATCAAAAGATGGGGAAAGTGTTCTTTTTGTTGGAGAAAAATAAATCACTAA
- the ubiE gene encoding bifunctional demethylmenaquinone methyltransferase/2-methoxy-6-polyprenyl-1,4-benzoquinol methylase UbiE yields the protein MKLTKTIEVKNIFNKISYKYDFLNNLLSFGLHAFWKRKLVDLLEPLNGEDWADLCCGTGDLAFLISERVSPGGSITGIDSAKDILNIAKKKAEQKENKFIKWEIKDVLEINDYSKFFDGICMSYGLRNLNNVEEGIKKVFYLLKDEGRAGFLDFNHSTKNSLSNIFQKLYLRIIVVNISRIFNLSPEYAYIEKSIRNFPKKNELIKIAKDVGFKKAEYRTFFWEQMGVLILAK from the coding sequence ATGAAATTAACAAAAACTATTGAAGTCAAAAATATATTTAATAAAATTTCTTATAAATATGACTTCTTAAATAATCTATTAAGTTTTGGGTTGCATGCATTTTGGAAAAGGAAATTAGTTGATTTATTGGAACCTTTAAATGGTGAAGATTGGGCTGATTTATGCTGTGGAACTGGAGATTTAGCATTCTTAATTTCTGAAAGAGTAAGTCCAGGGGGCTCAATTACTGGGATTGACAGTGCCAAGGATATCCTTAATATTGCAAAGAAAAAAGCAGAGCAAAAAGAAAATAAATTTATTAAGTGGGAAATTAAAGATGTTTTAGAAATTAATGATTATTCAAAATTTTTTGATGGGATTTGCATGTCCTATGGACTAAGAAACTTGAATAATGTTGAAGAAGGAATTAAAAAAGTTTTCTATCTTTTGAAGGATGAAGGAAGGGCAGGTTTTCTGGATTTTAATCATTCAACAAAAAATTCTTTATCTAATATTTTTCAGAAATTATATTTGAGAATTATTGTAGTAAACATTTCGCGGATTTTTAATTTAAGTCCTGAGTATGCATATATTGAAAAAAGTATTAGAAATTTCCCAAAGAAAAATGAACTTATAAAAATTGCTAAGGATGTTGGATTTAAAAAAGCCGAATACAGAACTTTTTTCTGGGAGCAAATGGGAGTATTAATTTTAGCTAAATAA
- the hisF gene encoding imidazole glycerol phosphate synthase subunit HisF has product MVALRLIPCLDVANGRVVKGVNFVNLRDSGDPVELACRYSDEGADELVFLDIRASIENRNTLVDLVSRTAKAVKIPFTVGGGIDSVSSINDLLRAGADKVSLNSSAVRNPDLISVSSKEFGTQCIVIAIDARRKVDKVNEWEVYVKGGRENTGIDVLSWAKKVQELGAGEILLTSMDGDGTQMGYDLNLTKSVTNIVNIPVIASGGAGCLRDIYDVFTEGKASAALLASLLHDKKLTLQEIKTFLQEKKLLIRPYE; this is encoded by the coding sequence ATGGTAGCGCTTCGTTTAATTCCTTGTTTAGATGTCGCCAATGGCAGAGTCGTCAAAGGTGTAAATTTTGTTAACTTGAGAGACTCAGGCGATCCTGTGGAATTGGCTTGTAGGTATTCTGATGAAGGAGCAGATGAATTAGTATTTTTAGATATTAGAGCAAGTATAGAGAATAGAAATACATTAGTTGACCTTGTCTCTAGGACAGCAAAGGCTGTAAAAATCCCTTTTACAGTAGGTGGAGGTATAGATTCAGTCTCATCTATTAATGATCTTTTAAGAGCAGGAGCAGATAAAGTTAGTTTGAATTCTTCTGCGGTTAGAAATCCTGATTTAATTTCTGTAAGTTCTAAAGAATTTGGTACTCAATGTATTGTGATAGCAATTGATGCTAGAAGAAAAGTTGATAAGGTTAATGAATGGGAAGTATATGTAAAAGGGGGGCGAGAAAATACTGGAATAGATGTTTTAAGTTGGGCAAAGAAAGTTCAGGAATTAGGCGCAGGTGAAATATTGCTAACTTCGATGGATGGCGATGGCACGCAGATGGGATATGATTTAAATCTGACTAAATCTGTTACCAATATTGTTAATATCCCAGTAATTGCATCTGGAGGAGCAGGCTGTCTTAGAGACATCTATGATGTTTTTACAGAAGGAAAGGCATCTGCAGCATTATTAGCATCGTTACTTCATGATAAAAAACTAACTCTACAAGAAATAAAAACTTTCCTCCAAGAAAAGAAACTTTTAATTAGACCTTATGAATGA
- a CDS encoding DUF2862 domain-containing protein, with protein MAETKLLPKIGSKIKININKVKDRLPVKLFDQISSNPKAVITGYKMTDGRSIGITAKFQNGAQNWFFPEEIEKG; from the coding sequence ATGGCTGAAACAAAATTATTACCCAAAATCGGCAGTAAAATCAAAATTAACATTAACAAAGTAAAAGATAGATTACCAGTGAAATTATTTGATCAAATATCCTCTAATCCTAAAGCAGTAATAACAGGCTATAAAATGACAGACGGAAGAAGTATTGGCATCACCGCAAAATTTCAGAATGGTGCGCAAAACTGGTTTTTCCCAGAAGAAATTGAGAAAGGTTAA
- the chlG gene encoding chlorophyll synthase ChlG, translated as MNDPKQLLGIKGASETSSIWKLRIQLMKPITWIPLIWGVICGAAASGNFEWTFSNFFASLACMLMSGPLLAGYTQTINDFFDKEIDAINEPNRPIPSGKISIKDVKIQIWVLLIAGLIVAFLLDLYAKHNFPSVFLLALGGSFVSYIYSAPPLKLKQNGWLGNYALGASYIALPWWAGQALFGKLTILTALLTLAYSLSGLGIAVINDFKSVEGDSKLGLNSLPVIFGIKNASRISAGLIDIFQLAMVVVLIIIGQHLASVILVLLIIPQITFQDMWLLRDPLKFDVKYQASAQPFLITGMLVTALAIGHSFLVV; from the coding sequence GTGAATGATCCAAAACAACTTTTAGGAATAAAGGGTGCCTCTGAAACATCAAGTATATGGAAACTCCGTATACAATTAATGAAACCCATTACATGGATCCCGTTGATATGGGGAGTTATTTGTGGAGCGGCTGCCAGTGGGAATTTTGAATGGACATTTAGTAATTTTTTCGCTTCATTAGCATGCATGTTAATGAGTGGACCACTTCTAGCTGGTTATACCCAAACCATAAATGATTTCTTTGATAAAGAAATTGATGCAATCAATGAGCCAAATAGACCGATTCCTTCTGGAAAGATTTCAATTAAAGATGTAAAAATACAAATCTGGGTATTACTTATTGCAGGCTTAATAGTTGCTTTTCTATTAGATTTATATGCTAAGCATAACTTCCCTTCAGTCTTTCTTTTGGCATTAGGAGGATCTTTTGTTAGTTATATATATTCTGCTCCACCTTTAAAATTAAAACAAAATGGTTGGCTTGGTAATTATGCATTGGGAGCATCTTATATAGCTTTACCTTGGTGGGCAGGACAAGCTTTATTTGGGAAACTAACCATTTTGACTGCATTATTAACACTTGCTTATAGTCTCTCTGGACTTGGTATTGCTGTCATTAACGATTTCAAAAGCGTTGAAGGAGACTCAAAACTAGGCTTGAATTCATTACCAGTAATATTTGGAATTAAAAATGCTAGTAGAATAAGTGCTGGGTTAATTGATATTTTTCAATTAGCAATGGTTGTAGTATTAATAATTATTGGTCAACATTTAGCTTCTGTAATTCTAGTTTTATTGATAATTCCACAAATCACTTTTCAAGATATGTGGTTATTAAGAGATCCTCTGAAGTTTGATGTCAAATATCAAGCAAGTGCCCAACCTTTTCTTATCACTGGTATGTTAGTTACTGCTTTAGCAATAGGACACAGTTTTCTAGTCGTTTAA
- a CDS encoding transglycosylase domain-containing protein has translation MQRIKSKYFFLIIPILIFSGISFYFINLIITTLKFDPTKNEALSTRKYSYVILSSKNKVISKLSRKFEIDDSEQKVPISFKHSFISSEDKRFYKHNGIDFKSISRAFLRNIKSGYVKEGGSTITQQVARLLFLNNDLSFQRKIKELFISLLIEFKYDKNQILKLYLNNIYLGSGAYGVNEASQIYFGKFVEELTLSEIALITGLAPAPSIYSPYQNIELAVKNRNKILESMFLDGYISLENKNKAIKEKINLNYQTPNNFLNDKLLINFILDETDKRIGNKNDYKFLRIKSSINKDWQEKGQKISSFVEPKEIEFALLSIESNTGLIRAMITSKNPSINEYNRVTSSVRPLGSTFKIIPYAAALIEGTKLRTKFDDLPTCWENYCPKNFSEEYRGSISLIESFKNSSNIVPISITKKIGLKNIINLANSFGLGYGQKLEEFPSLAIGSYGDSLLSITNAYSAINNNGKILSPSILEKIESFNNESIWENKFTSKKILDLNVNKKMKKLLEKSVKEGTSRAAFIKGKKIYGKTGTTDSNKDLWFIGSLDNLTTGIWIGFDDNKESQLSSGNSAYLWKKFISDIYKISIKK, from the coding sequence GTGCAAAGGATAAAAAGCAAATATTTTTTTTTAATAATTCCAATATTAATTTTCTCTGGAATATCTTTTTATTTTATTAATTTAATAATTACTACGCTAAAATTCGATCCAACAAAAAATGAAGCTTTATCCACCAGGAAATATTCTTATGTAATTTTATCTTCTAAAAATAAAGTAATTAGTAAATTAAGTCGCAAATTTGAAATAGATGATAGTGAACAAAAAGTTCCAATATCTTTTAAACATTCTTTTATATCTTCAGAAGATAAAAGATTTTATAAACATAATGGAATAGATTTTAAAAGTATTTCAAGAGCCTTTTTGCGAAATATCAAAAGTGGTTATGTTAAGGAAGGTGGAAGCACAATAACTCAACAAGTTGCCAGATTACTTTTTTTAAATAATGATTTAAGTTTCCAAAGAAAAATCAAAGAATTATTTATATCTCTCTTAATTGAATTTAAATATGACAAAAATCAAATTCTTAAATTATATTTAAATAATATTTACCTAGGATCAGGAGCATACGGAGTTAACGAGGCTTCTCAAATATATTTTGGAAAATTTGTTGAAGAGTTGACCTTATCTGAAATCGCATTAATTACAGGATTAGCTCCAGCTCCATCAATTTATTCACCTTATCAAAATATAGAATTAGCTGTTAAAAACAGAAATAAAATTCTGGAATCAATGTTTCTTGATGGATATATTTCACTTGAAAATAAGAATAAGGCTATCAAGGAAAAAATAAATTTAAATTACCAAACACCTAATAATTTTTTAAATGATAAATTACTGATAAATTTTATTCTTGATGAAACAGATAAAAGAATTGGAAATAAAAACGATTATAAGTTTTTGAGAATTAAGTCTTCTATAAATAAAGATTGGCAAGAAAAAGGTCAAAAAATTTCAAGTTTTGTGGAGCCTAAAGAAATTGAATTTGCTTTGTTATCAATCGAATCAAACACAGGACTAATAAGGGCAATGATAACTAGTAAAAATCCATCAATAAATGAATATAATAGAGTGACTTCATCAGTAAGACCTTTAGGTTCTACTTTTAAAATAATTCCTTATGCTGCTGCGTTAATTGAAGGGACAAAACTAAGAACAAAATTTGATGACTTACCAACATGTTGGGAAAATTATTGCCCAAAAAATTTTTCAGAAGAATATAGGGGTTCAATATCTTTAATTGAATCATTTAAGAATTCATCAAATATTGTTCCAATATCAATAACAAAAAAAATAGGTTTAAAAAATATTATTAATCTAGCCAATTCATTCGGTCTAGGATACGGTCAAAAACTTGAGGAGTTTCCATCATTAGCTATTGGCTCTTATGGAGATAGTCTTTTAAGCATTACTAATGCGTATTCTGCAATAAATAATAATGGAAAGATTCTTAGCCCTAGTATATTAGAAAAAATAGAATCATTTAATAATGAATCTATTTGGGAAAACAAATTTACTTCCAAAAAAATTCTAGATTTAAATGTCAATAAAAAAATGAAAAAGCTTCTTGAAAAATCAGTAAAAGAAGGCACTTCTAGAGCAGCTTTTATAAAGGGAAAGAAAATTTACGGAAAAACTGGGACAACAGATTCTAATAAAGATCTTTGGTTTATAGGTTCACTTGATAATCTTACGACAGGTATATGGATAGGTTTCGATGACAATAAAGAATCTCAATTATCTAGTGGAAATTCAGCTTATTTATGGAAGAAGTTTATATCTGATATTTATAAAATCTCAATTAAAAAATAA
- a CDS encoding 16S rRNA (cytosine(967)-C(5))-methyltransferase — translation MSIGYLQRKAAWEILLKVSNGDFSDHALEKVLRNYQFNPLDIAFITELSFGCIRYRKFLDLWTDHTSKITHKKQPPKLRWLLHIGLYQLLKMDKIPFPAAISTTVEVAKKTDLNGLAGTVNAILRNASRKLEKEIFPKLSSDSKERISYLESLPLWLVNDLYKWVGNSEGENIIKAFNKKPSIDLRINQLKTDLDNFLKVLHENKIDAEIINDLNNGITLKSNPRSIKNLPGYSDGLWTIQDRSSQWVAPLLNPKEGEKILDACAAPGSKSTHLAELSNDRAEILAVDRSSKRLKILQSNLDRLNLKSVNTLKADATSLISLKPNFISYFDKILIDAPCSGIGTLSRNPDSRWSLTKEKIKSLTLLQEKLLDSIFPLLKKNGILVYSTCTICPDENNLLIERFIEKNQGLKLDSQKLILPSIDNPGDGFYAAIITYKS, via the coding sequence TTGAGCATTGGGTATTTACAAAGAAAAGCAGCTTGGGAAATTTTATTAAAAGTTAGTAATGGTGATTTTTCTGATCATGCTCTTGAAAAGGTGCTAAGGAATTATCAGTTTAATCCTCTTGATATAGCTTTTATTACAGAATTATCTTTCGGATGTATACGGTATAGAAAATTTCTTGATCTCTGGACTGATCATACTTCAAAAATTACTCATAAAAAGCAACCTCCAAAATTAAGATGGCTTTTACATATAGGACTATATCAACTTTTAAAAATGGACAAAATTCCATTTCCTGCAGCTATTTCTACTACTGTAGAAGTAGCTAAAAAAACAGATTTAAATGGATTGGCAGGAACTGTAAATGCGATATTGAGGAATGCATCAAGAAAATTAGAAAAAGAAATTTTTCCAAAATTATCTTCTGATAGTAAAGAAAGAATTTCATATCTTGAATCATTGCCACTATGGCTTGTGAATGATCTTTATAAGTGGGTAGGTAATAGCGAGGGTGAAAATATCATAAAGGCATTTAATAAAAAACCTTCAATTGATTTGAGAATAAACCAACTTAAGACTGATTTAGATAACTTTTTGAAAGTACTCCATGAAAATAAAATTGATGCTGAAATTATCAATGATTTAAATAATGGAATAACTTTAAAATCTAATCCAAGATCTATTAAAAACTTACCAGGATATAGTGATGGGCTTTGGACAATTCAAGATAGATCTTCTCAGTGGGTAGCACCTCTTTTAAATCCAAAAGAGGGTGAAAAGATTTTAGATGCTTGTGCGGCTCCAGGAAGTAAGTCTACCCATCTAGCAGAATTATCGAATGATAGAGCTGAAATCCTAGCTGTAGATAGATCGTCAAAAAGATTGAAAATACTTCAATCAAATTTAGATAGGTTGAATTTAAAGTCTGTAAATACCCTCAAGGCTGATGCAACGAGTTTGATTTCATTAAAACCTAATTTTATATCTTATTTTGATAAGATTTTGATAGATGCGCCCTGTTCTGGGATCGGAACTCTGTCTAGAAATCCAGATTCTAGATGGTCTTTAACTAAAGAAAAAATAAAATCCTTAACTTTATTACAAGAAAAATTATTAGATAGTATTTTCCCTCTCTTAAAAAAAAATGGAATTTTAGTGTATTCAACTTGTACTATATGTCCTGATGAAAATAATTTACTTATTGAAAGATTTATTGAAAAAAATCAAGGATTAAAATTGGATAGCCAAAAGCTAATTTTACCAAGCATTGATAATCCTGGAGATGGATTTTACGCTGCGATAATTACTTATAAATCTTAA